One genomic window of Paenarthrobacter ureafaciens includes the following:
- a CDS encoding aminotransferase class I/II-fold pyridoxal phosphate-dependent enzyme, which translates to MADMSPAGSSAPPVHTSLPWQRAAGGANLLSPDGGLGVTIFEEMTTLAVAKGAINLGQGFPDEDGPAEMKEAARAAIQAGANQYAPGKGFPRLREAVAAHQERFYGLTPDPDTEVIVTTGATEAIAASLLAFVQPGDEVLTFEPFYDSYGAIIAMAGAKHVTAPLVAPDFLPDLDVLEEAFSNRTKVVLLNNPHNPMGTVFPRDVLAKVVELAEKYDAIIVSDEVYEHLTFGEAHIPITTIHGAAERTITISSAGKTFSFTGWKIGWLSGPAHLVAAARTVKQFLSYSSGTPFQEAVAIGLGLPDAFYADIAATLKEKRDILAAGLREAGFGVYVPGGTYFINVDTATLGITDSVALARRLPDLVGVAAIPVPVFCHAEGAERTRSLLRFAFCKKTALLHEAASRLATLQDKL; encoded by the coding sequence ATGGCTGACATGTCACCGGCAGGAAGCAGCGCCCCACCCGTCCACACGTCCCTGCCCTGGCAACGGGCGGCTGGCGGAGCCAACCTCCTGTCCCCCGATGGCGGCCTGGGCGTCACCATTTTCGAGGAGATGACAACCCTTGCTGTCGCCAAGGGAGCCATCAACCTCGGCCAGGGGTTCCCGGACGAGGACGGCCCCGCCGAAATGAAGGAGGCCGCCCGGGCGGCCATCCAGGCAGGGGCCAACCAGTATGCGCCCGGCAAAGGGTTTCCCCGGCTCCGCGAGGCAGTAGCTGCACACCAGGAACGTTTTTACGGCCTCACCCCGGATCCGGACACTGAGGTCATCGTCACCACCGGTGCCACCGAAGCGATCGCCGCTTCCTTGCTGGCATTCGTCCAGCCCGGCGACGAGGTCCTGACGTTCGAGCCTTTTTACGATTCCTACGGGGCCATCATTGCGATGGCGGGCGCCAAACACGTCACCGCTCCCCTAGTGGCCCCGGACTTCCTGCCGGACCTGGACGTCCTGGAGGAGGCGTTCAGCAACCGGACCAAGGTGGTGCTGCTGAACAATCCACACAACCCCATGGGTACTGTCTTCCCGCGCGACGTCCTGGCCAAGGTGGTGGAACTGGCGGAAAAGTACGACGCCATCATCGTTAGCGACGAAGTCTACGAACACCTGACCTTCGGCGAAGCCCATATCCCCATCACGACGATCCACGGAGCCGCTGAACGGACCATCACGATCTCTTCTGCCGGAAAGACGTTCTCCTTCACCGGGTGGAAGATCGGTTGGCTCAGCGGACCGGCCCACCTCGTCGCCGCCGCCCGTACGGTCAAGCAGTTCCTGAGCTACAGCTCAGGAACCCCGTTCCAAGAAGCCGTGGCGATCGGACTCGGCCTTCCGGACGCCTTCTACGCGGATATTGCGGCCACGCTGAAAGAGAAGAGGGACATCCTCGCGGCGGGGCTGCGTGAGGCGGGATTCGGCGTCTACGTACCGGGCGGAACGTACTTCATCAACGTCGACACCGCAACGCTGGGCATCACCGATTCGGTGGCCCTGGCCCGGCGCCTCCCGGACCTGGTGGGAGTAGCTGCGATCCCTGTCCCCGTCTTTTGCCACGCGGAAGGAGCAGAACGGACGCGAAGCCTGCTGCGCTTCGCCTTCTGCAAGAAGACCGCTCTCCTGCATGAAGCCGCTTCGCGCCTCGCTACCCTGCAGGACAAGCTCTGA